The nucleotide window GCTTTCCTCTTCTTGTGACTTAGCTACTCCATAGTTGAAGCTTCTTAAGCttagttgttggtgttgctatGTATTGTATATAagaagtattcttctttttcttctctatttgAATCAAGAAGAGAGTCAATAGGTTTGGGTGTATTGGGGATTTTGGTAGTGAGAGTCATAAACTCTAGTTGTATATATGTTTCCTCAAATTGATCATAGTGGAATATCTTGCTGGCTCCGAAAGTGGATGTAGCTCAATCACACcgattgagtgaaccactataaatcttGGTGTTCTTTGTGGTTTGTTTATTGGTTGCTTTCTTTTAACTTTGCTTGTTACTCTTGAATTCATATCAATACAttgtttgttacgcttccgcacaGCAGAAACTCCACTAAAGTTGAATATAGGACTCTTGCAAACACTGCTGCTGAAATCTCTTGGATGACACATTTTTTGTGACTTTTTAAACTTCCAGCTTCTGCTCTGCTTAAATTTGATAATTTGACTGCATTGGCTCTTTGTTCTAATCCAGTCTTTCATTCCAGAATCAAGCATCTTGATAATGATTTCCATTTTATAAGAAAACGTGTGCAGAAACAAGACTCGCGTGGTCATTATGTTCCCACAACTTAGCTGATTGCATGTGTGTCTACTACTAATTAAGGGTCTTCACAGTCCTACATTCGAAGAGCATCGTTCGGGGAGGTGTTGAGGAGTCAATTCCTTGACTCTTGGTCAAGATGTTGACTCGAACAGACTGATGATGATCTGGCACTCCTAAACTAGCTAAATCCATGATATAATAATAGTTTGTTAGAGATTGTTAAGAGCTTCAGATTTTGCAGTATGCGTTTTCCTTGGCTCTCTAAAGTTCTCTCTAGcgtttcttcttcgtcttcctctACATCTTGATTTTTCTGTGTTCAACCAACCATGTCATCAACTACTACTCCGAACTCGGCTGCTGTCACGGCGGCTTCTCCTGCCGGCGCCTCTTCACTTGCTTCCTCTCCCGCCGCCGGCGCTCCTCCCGCCGCTGCCACCTCACCCCTCACTCTTCCCGCCGGTGCCGCTCCTCCCGCCGGCGCAACTCCTCCCTCCGCTGCCACCTCACCCCTCACTCTTTCAGCCGGCGCCGCTGCCACCTCACATTTGGCTCCTCTCGCCGGTGCCGTTTCatctaaccctaaccctactCTCACCGGACTGAACCTCCTTCGACGGAACTGCGTTTCCTACCTCCGCCCAATTGGCATCCGCATGGCGCTTGGCATGTACCAATTTTTGAGTGAGTATCCCCTGGCGTCTGCCATTGTTGTAGCCTTGTTCCTCCATCACTTCCTCGGTTCGCCTTCATCATTCCAAGTGCTTCTGCTTGCTTTCTCGATTTTCTTGGTGACATTGATGAGGGCCCTTCTATATCTAACCCTGCATCTTATCTTCCACCATGGGCTCTGATTGTGACGGCTATTCTATAAAGGTTGATTCTTGATTCTCTAAATCTTTATATGATGTATAAGGAATTAATCTATAAATTGTTTCATTGGATTTACGTAGAATCATTGATTGATATATTAAAGGAGTAACTGTTTCCTACTGAATACTTGGCTTAAAGATTTGTTTACATGTTGCAGGGGCTCACATTTTGCTATCTGGCTGATTCGGAATTGGAGCATGCTTTGATGTAATTGTTGATGGCTTTATTTTTGAGTAAGATCTATTAGTTTACGATACAATGCTGCAATTTTTTGTCTCTTACAAAGAGCATGTGTAAAGCTTCATTGAATgtttttttgagagaaaggaATAGAATGTTTAATCTCCTCCCTTTTATGCTTTACTGGTGTGCATTCATTGTGTGTGTACATTTAGGATTTATTTTAGGAATTGTGAAGTTGAGAACAAAAGAAAGGAATGCTAGAACAAAATATGTGTGTTTATACATTTACAGTCATTTGGGACTAAAATCTTAAGCCCCAAGTTTGACCTGGTGGatgttttgtgtttgttttgcattgGACAAGGGTTGTTTCAAAGCTGTCAAACATTGGTGCAAGTTCAAAGTGCAAAAAGTTACATTTACACGAATTTCTGATGAACCAGAAGCTACTTTGTCTAAAAATATCTTTTCATTTACTTCCTGAACTCTAAATCCTGTGAAAAGTTTGATTTAGAGTTGTATGTTTCCCATGTCTTGTGTTCTTTCTGTTGTTAGATTTTCCCAAGCTTCCTAAGCACACAAAAGAAAAGTATTGAACTTTGTTAACTAGAGTTAAaaataggaagaaaaaaaaaattctaaaaagaagaagaagtgaggGCTTCTATAGTTACAGAAACTTATGTTTCTTGGATATGTAAGATTGTTAATGCAGCCACATAGAATCtaaaagaaaatagagaaagaaaatacaGCTTCGGCTCTCCCAAAAGTTGCTTCTGTTTATGTATGTATTATAATTTTACTATAGAGGGTACTCTGTGTCTAACCAAGTTGTGGTTCATTCATGCCATGTGCAATTCTTGTCTCCACAGCCATTTGGAAACCTTCTGAAATGGTGTGGATTCTGTCCGAATACCCACAAGAAAGGGTGCTAGATGTCGGTGAGATCCCATGCCATTTAGCTAGGTCTAGATCTGAATTGTTCATGGAATAGATTCTGGATGTTTAAGTAGATGGCTGGAGTTGTGTGATTGTTTGTCAAGTCATGAAATGCAGCTCTAATCCTCTTTGGATAAGCTTCTGGAGGTGGCCAAATCTGTTTTCACAGGGCCAATAGGGAACAATGCAAACTCCGTATTCCTACTGGATCTGTGTTAACGTCAATTGCTCGAGGCAATCCATGGTGTTCTAAATAATGGCTGAAGATGACCTTGGATAAGGATTTTCGCTTTGAAATGTTGTATGTCCTCTTAAGATAAGATTAGGAAACCATGGTGTTCTATAAAAATTAGGATTATTTCATCTCCAGAGTGTCTTATGTTGATACTTGATACAGTACATCCTTTAAGATAAGATTAGGAAACCTTTTGGGATTTGGCTTTGGGAAGGAAATTCTGCAGGAGAGAGCCAAATGCTGATTATTAATGCAAGAAAATTGGCTTTGGTTGGTCTTAGTTTGGAGAGACCTAGCCGATAAGTATCATCTTTGCTTCATTAAGTAACTGAATTTTCTTTGGCTACGTTTTGATAGGTAACAGCCAGATTTATACAAGTTTTAGGATGAGCAAGATAAATGCTTTTATCAGTAAAGAAAtgttgaaaattttaaaatccaTTAGCATAGAACTGACTTGGGGACCGCAAAGAAAAGTTTGCTTACACCCAGATGCTAGAAGCCTCATCTATCAATATGTGCAGATAGGACATAGCTAATTGTGAAGACACTGCTGTTGTTGCAGCTTAGAATGCCATAATGAATTCAACAAGTTCACTCTTTCTTTTGTAGTTAGATCCACCCTTGCTCATAGAAACTTGTATTTTCTCTTTCATATCCTTGGCCCTCGCCCTTATTTCTTCCCCATCACTATTTACCATGAGTTTCCTAAcagctctctctatctctcctcTCTCAAACTCATCCTCCAATTCTAAACCTAGTCTCCATACTTTGCTAACATACCTCGCATGCACCTTCTGATCACTAAAACATGGTTTGCAAATCATCGGAACCCCTTCAGATATGCTTTCAAGAGTTGAATTCCAGCCACAATGGGTCCAAAACGCGCCCACAGCACCATGAGCCAAAACTTCCCTTTGGGGTGCCCATTTCACTATGAAACCTCTTTCTCCAATAGCTTCTCTAAACTCTTGAGGCAATAGCTCAATCCAATCTGAGCCGGTAATGGAGCCAGGTCTGATCACCCACAAAAAAGGTTGCTTGCTGTTGGCTAATCCCCAAGCCATTTCCGCCAGTTCTTTCTCACCAATGGATGCTATACTCCCCAAACTGACATAGATAACTGACTTGTGAGATTGCTTGTCAAGCCACTCAATGCAGCTTGTGTCCTCTTCAAGTAAACTACTAGAGGCCGCTGTTGTGATTTTGAGAAGAGGGCCTATGCAGAAGATCGGTACTTGGCAATGTTTTTGGATCCGTGCTAGTGATGATTGGTCAAGGCAGTCTATGGTTTTACAAATGATGGCCGAAGATCTTCCAACATCATGTGACTTAACTACTAGTTTTAAGAAGTTTTCTAACGTGTCCCAGGGTGATTCAAAATCGTGGTGTAACAtgtattcccccccccccccccccccgttcCGGTCATGGAATAGATGAAATAAATCACAAAATAGATTTTTGTTCAAGAATGAAATCTTATTGGAACTGAGATGGGCAGATCCTTGAATCTGAGGGGATGAAGTTGGGGCACCGGCTCCTATGACATAGACTCTGtgacaaggaaagtaaaatatatatatataaactctgCCACTAAGCTTAAGCATCTTCTGCGTATATTTTCTAGCAATTATGAAACTAATACTTGGAACCCATGTATGACACATACCTGGGAAGGGAATGTGGCCTTTTGAATGAAGTTCTACGACAGTAGATCGACCATGAAAGTTGGCTGCACTGGTAGTACGGAGGATGATGCTTGGAATATTCAGATAATTAGCAGCAGCTTCAGAGAAGTACATGAATTCATCGTAGATGCAGGTGATCTTCTCCGGTTCTTGTTTCATTACTTGAGTAGTCAAACATTGTTCGAAACTCGCTTTGCAATTGGCATTGAGAGCCAATAGAATAGCTATTATATTCCCGGATGAGACTAGAGGAACAGTTAGGCAGTCTTGAATCGGAATGAATGTGAACTCAGGGTGGTTGGAAGGGCTTGGAGAGTTGAAATGGGTGTGAATGATGGTAATGGAAAATCCCTTTGAGTGAAGAAACGTACCCAACTGAAGCATTGGGTTTATGTGTTCTTGGCATGGAGTTGGAACTAGGACCACTCTCTGACCTCTCGGGGTTCTCTTTTGCATCTCCATCTCtcactctttttcttctttctcagaTAAACACACAGATGGCTTAATGCAATACTGTTTGGGATTCTGTGGTGCTTGTTAAAGCAGTGCACTTCCATATATACACGTAAGGATTAGTTTTAAATTTCTAGTTAACTTGGCTGCTTGTAGTTGTAGTTATCTGTGTACATCAGTTCATTTGAATCAAACTAATAAATTGAATCTTGAATTAGGAGATTTCAAGTCTAagtttgggtttttgtccatttatcccatttctagagattttttttccacttacctcattaagtttttttaattcccccttacccaaaacactctaaggaagtcttccctaataccccatatAAAGTTTTGGGGCCGtgaccatttacccaattttaacctaaaaattgctcacttgctccactaagagttttttgacctcatttacccaatctaacttctactgacataattaccctcattttaatctctctctctcccccctcaccgatttctctctctctctctctctctcccccccagCCGGACGGCCAGATGCTGAGCCACGACTCCTTCAGCACCATCTTCTCTGAGATCGGTGCCGGCAAGCATGTCCCAGGCGTAATCTTCGCCGACCTCGAGCCCACCGTCAAAGCCCATCGTTCCAGTCGCTGCTGCTAGTGCTGGAAGCTCCCGGAGGCGCTGGTCCTGATGTGGG belongs to Rosa chinensis cultivar Old Blush chromosome 4, RchiOBHm-V2, whole genome shotgun sequence and includes:
- the LOC112196379 gene encoding UDP-glycosyltransferase 76E2-like → MLHHDFESPWDTLENFLKLVVKSHDVGRSSAIICKTIDCLDQSSLARIQKHCQVPIFCIGPLLKITTAASSSLLEEDTSCIEWLDKQSHKSVIYVSLGSIASIGEKELAEMAWGLANSKQPFLWVIRPGSITGSDWIELLPQEFREAIGERGFIVKWAPQREVLAHGAVGAFWTHCGWNSTLESISEGVPMICKPCFSDQKVHARYVSKVWRLGLELEDEFERGEIERAVRKLMVNSDGEEIRARAKDMKEKIQVSMSKGGSNYKRKSELVEFIMAF
- the LOC112199589 gene encoding UDP-glucose iridoid glucosyltransferase, with the protein product MEMQKRTPRGQRVVLVPTPCQEHINPMLQLGTFLHSKGFSITIIHTHFNSPSPSNHPEFTFIPIQDCLTVPLVSSGNIIAILLALNANCKASFEQCLTTQVMKQEPEKITCIYDEFMYFSEAAANYLNIPSIILRTTSAANFHGRSTVVELHSKGHIPFPDQMHSKCGLPSQGASSTRRLVVYAGASILAVLATDYALVPLPVLADDKSNGEEEKDGVLGAIQSLLETNTKTKSGRVLPKAYLKTAKEVVKTLRESVQEDPKDKAKFRRTADAAKESI